A window of Candidatus Pantoea floridensis contains these coding sequences:
- a CDS encoding ABC transporter permease has product MMRLIAMRLLQAIPLVFLISLLVFLIAKLAPGDPITNALAGQLSQESIEQIRQLYGLDKPAALQYLLWLKNLFTGNWGISLTMRTPVIEVLSGAFANTAILTGAAVLLCLIPGVIIGVLCGLWHGTRRDRVVMLVVQLGHNIPIFWLGVFVIWLFAVKLRWFPVSSMYDMRGDRGLLDLLHHLWLPAFSTALISMLILARQVRNSVITILNEDYLRTYRALGYSPAVLLWRHVGRNLLAPIVGITGLQIGYLLSGVIFIEKIFAWPGIGSQLYNAAAGQDYPTIQTGVMLVAICFLTVNLLSDLLQDWLNPRQRGHQ; this is encoded by the coding sequence ATGATGCGATTGATCGCCATGCGCCTGTTGCAGGCGATACCGCTGGTGTTTTTGATCTCGCTGCTGGTCTTTCTGATTGCCAAGCTGGCGCCTGGCGATCCGATTACCAACGCCTTAGCGGGGCAGCTTTCGCAGGAATCTATCGAGCAAATCCGCCAGCTTTATGGCCTGGATAAACCGGCCGCGCTGCAATATCTGCTGTGGCTTAAAAATCTGTTTACCGGTAATTGGGGCATCTCGCTCACCATGCGTACGCCAGTGATTGAGGTGCTGAGCGGTGCCTTTGCCAATACGGCGATTCTGACCGGCGCAGCGGTGCTGCTGTGCCTGATCCCAGGTGTGATTATTGGTGTGCTGTGCGGTTTGTGGCACGGCACGCGACGCGATCGCGTGGTGATGCTGGTGGTCCAACTCGGCCACAATATCCCCATTTTCTGGTTAGGTGTGTTCGTTATCTGGCTGTTTGCCGTCAAATTGCGCTGGTTCCCGGTTTCCAGCATGTATGACATGCGTGGCGACCGGGGCCTGCTGGATTTGCTGCATCACCTTTGGCTACCGGCATTCTCCACCGCGCTGATCTCCATGCTGATCCTCGCCCGTCAGGTGCGTAACAGCGTCATCACCATTCTCAATGAAGATTATTTGCGCACCTATCGCGCGCTGGGTTATTCGCCAGCGGTGCTGCTGTGGCGCCACGTAGGCCGCAATCTGCTGGCGCCCATTGTTGGTATTACCGGCTTACAGATTGGCTATCTGCTGAGCGGGGTAATTTTTATCGAAAAAATTTTCGCCTGGCCCGGCATTGGCTCACAGCTCTATAACGCGGCGGCTGGCCAGGATTATCCCACCATTCAAACCGGCGTGATGCTGGTCGCCATCTGCTTTCTCACCGTCAATTTGCTGAGCGATCTGCTGCAGGATTGGCTCAATCCGCGTCAGCGAGGTCACCAATGA
- a CDS encoding M20 family metallopeptidase: MSRLAATLELLSELTRWPSVAGQLSAQRGLAAWLERWMVEQLNAAVIHPVATQHDEAPPLVHVRIDNGSDRSVVLYNMYDVMPADDAGWDVAPFIGGIVEWPELGQVFVGRGAENNKGPVAALLILLREMQHSQQLNFNIEILLEGEEEVGSGALRRYLAQQPCPIAPAEAVLFPSLCEYGGGAPRVYLGFTGLASGRLNVTGGDWGGPSSAIHASNAGWIANPAWRLVQALHAIAPAEHSGVLARSMPDDEANQLLASLAEQFSIHDELRFRRSQRLMIAGDTLSSLQTLLGSAVLTLAELHSDPPGGRGVIPFRASAELAFRIPPGFDQDAMIAAAQQRLAQPDLAGCELQLFDRYPGVRFSRHAPGVDALIASYQTLGAAPQIWPWAPGCAPAYAFAAVAPAFLIGGLGHGGNAHAVNEFVTLAGLERFQQSMSLWLTAFNDSAIGRVAPHQGNTAVHKNTRL, encoded by the coding sequence ATGAGTCGCCTTGCTGCCACCTTAGAACTACTGAGTGAACTGACGCGCTGGCCGAGCGTGGCCGGCCAGTTATCTGCGCAGCGTGGATTGGCAGCCTGGCTGGAACGCTGGATGGTGGAGCAGCTCAATGCTGCCGTTATCCATCCGGTGGCGACGCAACACGACGAGGCCCCGCCGCTGGTGCATGTGCGCATTGATAACGGCAGCGACAGAAGCGTGGTGTTGTACAACATGTATGACGTGATGCCTGCGGATGACGCCGGTTGGGACGTAGCGCCGTTTATCGGCGGCATCGTTGAGTGGCCTGAACTGGGCCAGGTATTTGTCGGGCGCGGTGCCGAGAACAATAAAGGACCGGTCGCTGCCCTGCTGATTCTGCTGCGCGAAATGCAGCACAGCCAACAGCTCAATTTTAATATCGAAATTCTGTTAGAAGGTGAAGAGGAAGTCGGCAGCGGCGCGCTGCGGCGTTATCTGGCGCAGCAGCCTTGCCCGATCGCTCCCGCCGAAGCGGTGTTGTTTCCCTCACTGTGCGAATACGGCGGTGGCGCACCGCGGGTTTACCTCGGCTTTACCGGACTGGCATCCGGGCGTCTGAACGTGACCGGCGGCGACTGGGGCGGACCGTCTTCAGCAATTCATGCCAGCAATGCCGGCTGGATCGCCAATCCCGCGTGGCGCCTGGTGCAGGCCTTGCATGCCATTGCGCCCGCCGAACACAGCGGCGTGCTGGCGCGCAGCATGCCCGATGATGAGGCGAATCAGCTGCTGGCGAGCTTAGCCGAGCAGTTCAGCATTCATGACGAACTGCGTTTTCGTCGCAGCCAGCGCCTGATGATTGCAGGCGACACCTTGAGCAGTCTGCAAACGTTGCTCGGCAGTGCGGTGTTGACGCTGGCCGAGCTGCACAGCGATCCGCCGGGCGGACGCGGCGTGATTCCTTTCCGCGCCAGCGCCGAGTTGGCGTTCCGCATTCCGCCAGGCTTCGATCAGGACGCGATGATTGCCGCCGCCCAGCAGCGCCTGGCGCAGCCGGATTTAGCCGGCTGCGAACTGCAGCTGTTCGATCGCTATCCCGGCGTACGCTTTAGCCGCCACGCCCCCGGCGTAGATGCACTGATCGCCAGCTATCAAACGCTGGGTGCCGCTCCGCAAATCTGGCCGTGGGCACCGGGCTGCGCGCCCGCCTATGCCTTTGCCGCCGTCGCGCCCGCCTTTCTGATTGGCGGATTAGGCCACGGCGGCAACGCCCATGCCGTCAACGAGTTTGTTACGCTGGCAGGACTCGAACGCTTCCAGCAATCCATGAGCCTGTGGCTCACCGCATTCAATGATTCGGCCATTGGCCGGGTCGCGCCACACCAGGGAAACACCGCAGTACATAAAAATACAAGGCTATAA
- a CDS encoding ABC transporter permease — protein MISPGTVLQRRPRRLIYGDALIGSTLLIVVIAAALLSPWLPLPDALSNNLNEMFLPPGTPGAQATHWLGTDQLGRDLLSRILAGTRLSLLVVLVAAVIGAVIGVALGMIAGYAGGWVDALIMRLIDIQLAVPFILLILLVIALMGASLTNIIVIMGCTSWAIYARVARAKTLEIRELEYIQAVRAMGFSPLRVLLRHILPNLLTPLVVLLTLDIPRLIVLEASVGFLGMGIQPPTPTLGNLIGEGRSYMLLSQWLVLYPGLVIAALVIGCNLLGDALLRRTHTRLD, from the coding sequence ATGATCTCTCCGGGCACCGTGCTGCAGCGCCGTCCGCGTCGCCTGATATACGGCGATGCGCTGATCGGCTCGACTTTGCTGATCGTGGTGATTGCCGCGGCGCTGCTCTCCCCGTGGCTGCCGTTGCCCGATGCATTAAGTAATAACCTGAATGAGATGTTCCTGCCGCCGGGTACGCCCGGCGCGCAGGCAACACATTGGCTGGGTACCGACCAACTCGGCCGTGATTTGCTCTCGCGGATTCTGGCGGGCACCCGTTTGTCGCTGCTGGTAGTGCTGGTCGCCGCCGTGATTGGCGCGGTGATTGGCGTGGCGCTGGGGATGATTGCTGGCTATGCCGGTGGTTGGGTGGATGCGCTGATCATGCGCCTGATCGACATCCAGCTGGCGGTGCCGTTTATTCTGTTAATTCTGTTGGTGATTGCGCTGATGGGCGCGTCGCTCACCAACATCATTGTGATTATGGGCTGCACCAGCTGGGCGATTTATGCCCGCGTGGCGCGCGCCAAAACCTTAGAAATTCGCGAGCTGGAATATATTCAGGCGGTGCGCGCGATGGGCTTCTCGCCGCTGCGCGTGCTGCTGCGCCATATCCTGCCCAATCTGCTGACGCCGCTGGTGGTGTTGCTGACGCTGGATATTCCGCGTTTGATCGTGCTGGAAGCATCGGTAGGTTTTCTCGGCATGGGCATCCAGCCGCCGACGCCAACGCTGGGCAATCTGATCGGCGAAGGCCGCTCTTATATGCTGTTGTCGCAGTGGCTGGTGCTCTATCCCGGCCTGGTGATTGCGGCGCTGGTGATTGGCTGCAACCTTCTGGGCGATGCGCTGTTACGTCGCACGCATACAAGGCTGGATTAA
- a CDS encoding LLM class flavin-dependent oxidoreductase, whose protein sequence is MSTSNRIILSAFTMAAVSHINYGMWRHPDEQGWRYTDIEYWTALATLLEENHFDCLFIADALGLLDTWNGSPAASLKNGIQSPLIDPLLLVSAMAGVTQRLGFGVTVSTTYEQPYLLARKFTTLDHLTDGRIAWNVVTSQLDSAARNLGLDQQMEHDQRYERADEFLAVCYQLWQHSWQRHALQRDKLRGIYTDPAQVKAIKHHGRFFTVPDAHLSEPSPQRTPVLFQAGGSPRGIHFAAQHAEVVFVAGLDAAGVKKQVQAIKQQAKRAGRAPDAIKFISAVTVITGENAAEAEAHYQQLRELYDLQGALVHYSASTGVDLAKHDIDSPLDWQHTNANQSLLKMITGAPGEPRKTLREVFKPEIGFGRQKTFVGSGEQVADQIEAWLSASETDGINLAQWLSPRSLADFARWVVPMLQQRGRLTPQPQNSTLRQRLFGTASAEPAADHPAINPAFRR, encoded by the coding sequence ATGTCCACGTCGAATCGTATTATTTTAAGTGCTTTTACCATGGCCGCTGTTTCTCACATTAATTACGGTATGTGGCGTCATCCCGATGAACAAGGCTGGCGCTATACCGATATTGAATACTGGACGGCGCTAGCCACGCTGCTGGAAGAGAATCATTTTGATTGTTTATTTATTGCCGATGCGTTGGGCTTATTAGATACCTGGAATGGATCGCCCGCGGCATCGCTAAAAAACGGTATTCAGTCCCCGCTGATTGATCCCTTACTGCTGGTGTCAGCGATGGCTGGCGTGACCCAGCGTTTAGGATTTGGCGTCACCGTCTCTACCACCTACGAGCAGCCCTATTTGCTGGCGCGCAAATTCACCACGTTGGATCATCTCACTGACGGTCGTATTGCCTGGAATGTCGTCACTTCACAGCTCGATAGCGCAGCGCGCAATCTGGGACTGGATCAACAAATGGAACATGACCAGCGTTACGAACGCGCCGACGAGTTTTTGGCGGTGTGTTATCAGCTGTGGCAGCACTCCTGGCAACGCCATGCGCTGCAGCGCGATAAGCTGCGCGGCATCTATACCGACCCGGCACAGGTGAAAGCGATAAAGCATCATGGCCGCTTCTTCACCGTGCCCGATGCCCACTTAAGTGAGCCAAGCCCGCAGCGTACGCCGGTGCTGTTTCAGGCGGGAGGATCGCCGCGAGGTATTCACTTCGCGGCACAGCATGCGGAAGTGGTGTTTGTCGCCGGACTGGATGCCGCAGGGGTAAAAAAACAGGTTCAGGCGATTAAGCAGCAGGCTAAACGGGCTGGCCGTGCGCCTGATGCCATCAAATTTATCAGCGCGGTAACGGTGATCACCGGCGAAAATGCGGCGGAAGCCGAAGCTCACTATCAGCAATTACGCGAACTCTACGATCTGCAAGGCGCGCTGGTGCACTACTCCGCCAGCACCGGCGTGGATCTTGCCAAACATGATATTGATTCGCCACTCGACTGGCAGCACACCAACGCCAACCAATCCTTGCTAAAAATGATTACCGGTGCGCCGGGCGAACCGCGTAAGACCCTGCGAGAAGTGTTCAAACCGGAGATCGGCTTCGGCCGACAAAAGACCTTTGTTGGCAGTGGCGAACAGGTCGCCGATCAGATTGAAGCGTGGCTGAGCGCCAGCGAAACGGACGGGATTAATCTGGCGCAATGGCTGAGTCCGCGCAGCCTGGCCGATTTCGCACGTTGGGTGGTTCCGATGCTGCAGCAGCGCGGAAGGCTGACGCCGCAGCCGCAGAACAGCACGCTACGTCAGCGGCTCTTTGGCACAGCCTCGGCAGAACCGGCGGCAGATCACCCGGCTATCAATCCAGCGTTTCGCCGCTGA
- a CDS encoding GntR family transcriptional regulator — protein sequence MIEMDKAQRLSLTAQVESSLRNALIVGKLKPGARLVTRDLAAQLGTSITPVREALLRLVSAGALNATPAAAFLVPEMSRQRFEEITLIRKQLEGLAVKAATPFVGKKQIAELKKLCARFMQAKQSGVAEAALEANRAFRFTLYGYAQMPTLEALIEQLWVQIGPCFNYLYPQPTEVVNGHHNYDRLLDALQAGDAINSEKILLKAIDDGAEILVRHYFSGETLD from the coding sequence ATGATCGAAATGGACAAAGCGCAGCGACTGAGTTTAACCGCGCAGGTGGAATCATCGCTGCGTAACGCGCTGATTGTTGGCAAGTTGAAACCCGGCGCGCGCCTAGTGACGCGCGATCTGGCCGCACAGCTCGGCACCAGCATTACGCCGGTGCGTGAAGCATTATTGCGTCTGGTTTCTGCCGGAGCCCTGAATGCCACGCCCGCAGCGGCCTTTCTGGTGCCGGAAATGTCGCGTCAGCGCTTTGAGGAGATCACCCTAATTCGTAAGCAGCTTGAAGGTTTAGCGGTGAAGGCAGCCACGCCGTTTGTGGGGAAAAAACAAATTGCTGAGCTAAAAAAACTCTGCGCGCGCTTCATGCAAGCGAAGCAGAGTGGCGTTGCGGAGGCCGCGCTGGAAGCTAACCGCGCGTTTCGTTTTACGCTGTATGGCTATGCGCAAATGCCGACGCTGGAAGCCTTGATTGAGCAGCTGTGGGTGCAAATTGGTCCATGCTTTAACTATCTCTACCCGCAGCCCACAGAGGTGGTGAACGGGCATCATAACTATGATCGTCTGCTGGATGCGTTACAGGCAGGCGACGCTATCAATAGCGAAAAGATTCTGCTGAAAGCCATTGATGATGGTGCCGAAATCCTCGTGCGCCACTACTTCAGCGGCGAAACGCTGGATTGA
- a CDS encoding ABC transporter substrate-binding protein, with product MRLPAVKFATTALLFALLPSVQAAELTIGQPTSATAMDPGFLKESATLVDNIFDTLVRRADDMSLQPGLATEWKAINDTTWQFTLRQGVNFTDGEPVNAEAVKFSLDRILDPANHAPTISYIRTIKSVDVINDYQVQIHTNGPDPLLPTRMSRYPAYIVPPAYVKKVGASEFARKPVGSGAYKLDSFIPDEKVVMVANESYWRGKPAIDRVTWRPIPEATARLTALLTGEVQLIESVPADIVPALKNRPNVALEQVKGGGLTIYLGLKDDEKPLNDVRVRQALSLALNRQAYTQQLLHGFGTPTGTMAGANDFGYLAVPATAQDVAKAKSLLAEAGYAKGFTLRFQAPRRYIASADVAQAIVQDLATIGVKAELEVPEWSVYTQQVASQKQAPMYMLAWGSTQTLDADAALFPILRSGEPYSTVHDAELDKLLDRSRQIVDPAERKKVLAQIQQRVAEQQPLLPLYREDTLYAHSTSLNFTGRVDARIPLFDLRLK from the coding sequence ATGAGACTACCTGCAGTGAAGTTTGCCACCACCGCGTTGCTATTTGCTCTGTTGCCATCCGTCCAGGCAGCGGAACTCACCATTGGCCAGCCCACGTCTGCTACGGCGATGGATCCCGGCTTCCTGAAAGAGTCTGCCACTCTGGTAGATAATATTTTCGATACCTTAGTGCGCCGTGCGGATGACATGTCACTGCAGCCGGGTTTAGCCACCGAGTGGAAAGCGATTAACGACACAACCTGGCAATTTACCCTGCGTCAGGGCGTAAACTTCACCGATGGTGAGCCAGTAAATGCCGAAGCGGTGAAATTCTCCCTCGATCGTATTTTAGATCCGGCAAATCACGCACCGACGATTTCTTATATTCGCACCATCAAATCGGTTGATGTGATCAACGATTATCAGGTGCAGATCCACACCAACGGTCCGGATCCGCTGCTGCCGACGCGTATGAGCCGCTATCCGGCCTATATTGTGCCGCCAGCCTATGTGAAAAAAGTGGGTGCCAGCGAATTCGCGCGGAAACCGGTCGGCAGCGGTGCGTATAAGCTCGATAGCTTCATCCCCGACGAAAAAGTGGTGATGGTCGCCAATGAAAGCTACTGGCGCGGCAAGCCTGCTATCGATCGTGTGACCTGGCGCCCGATTCCTGAAGCCACCGCGCGTCTCACCGCGCTGTTGACCGGCGAAGTGCAGCTGATTGAAAGCGTGCCGGCCGACATAGTGCCAGCGCTGAAAAATCGCCCGAATGTTGCGCTTGAGCAGGTTAAAGGTGGCGGGTTAACCATTTATCTCGGCCTGAAAGATGATGAGAAACCGCTGAACGATGTGCGCGTGCGTCAGGCGCTGTCGTTAGCGCTGAACCGTCAGGCTTATACCCAGCAGTTGCTGCACGGGTTCGGCACACCAACCGGCACCATGGCTGGCGCCAATGACTTTGGTTATCTGGCGGTTCCGGCCACCGCGCAGGATGTGGCTAAAGCCAAATCGCTGCTGGCAGAAGCCGGTTACGCCAAGGGCTTTACCCTGCGCTTTCAGGCACCGCGTCGCTACATCGCCAGCGCCGATGTAGCGCAAGCCATCGTGCAGGATTTAGCGACGATCGGCGTGAAGGCCGAACTGGAAGTGCCGGAGTGGTCGGTGTATACCCAACAGGTTGCCTCACAAAAACAGGCACCGATGTACATGCTGGCGTGGGGCTCAACCCAAACGCTGGATGCCGATGCCGCCCTGTTCCCCATCCTGCGCAGCGGCGAACCCTATTCCACCGTGCACGATGCAGAACTGGATAAGTTGCTCGATCGCAGCCGTCAGATTGTCGATCCTGCTGAACGCAAAAAAGTGTTAGCGCAGATTCAGCAGCGCGTGGCGGAACAACAGCCGCTGCTGCCGCTGTATCGGGAAGACACGCTGTACGCGCACAGCACCTCGCTCAACTTTACAGGCCGCGTCGATGCCCGCATCCCGCTGTTTGATCTGAGGCTGAAATGA
- a CDS encoding 1-aminocyclopropane-1-carboxylate deaminase/D-cysteine desulfhydrase, with protein sequence MKSVEEFERVPLGFFPTPHEPLPRLSEALGITLTIKRDDYSGFGGGGNKVRKLEYLMAEACKTGVNVVITTGGHQSNHARMVAAAARKFGMRPVLVLRGNPPASWQGNLLLDKLFGAEVQFLDPDGYFTQIEGAMQAHADAAIAQGETPMIIPLGGATPLGALGYVRAVEEMAAQLAPHHTPAPDFIVAPTGSGGTLAGLHVGTRRYWPQTKVIGISVSAKADWFQPRIAGMAQDCADLLQWPQRWQPDDIWIEDGYVGQAYGVPSDGGIDAIYKLAQLEGVLLDPVYTGKAMHGLFSLVELGRIPQGSRVTFVHCGGSPALYPFADRLLEP encoded by the coding sequence ATGAAATCAGTTGAAGAGTTTGAACGCGTTCCGCTCGGCTTCTTCCCCACGCCTCACGAGCCGCTGCCGCGGCTCAGTGAGGCACTTGGGATTACGCTGACGATCAAACGCGATGACTACAGTGGCTTCGGCGGCGGCGGCAACAAAGTCCGCAAGCTGGAGTATCTGATGGCGGAGGCCTGCAAAACCGGCGTCAATGTGGTGATCACCACCGGCGGGCATCAATCGAACCACGCCCGCATGGTGGCCGCCGCGGCGCGCAAGTTTGGCATGCGTCCAGTGCTGGTGCTGCGGGGCAATCCGCCCGCGAGCTGGCAAGGGAATCTGCTGCTGGACAAGCTGTTCGGAGCCGAGGTGCAGTTCCTCGATCCCGACGGCTACTTCACGCAGATTGAAGGTGCGATGCAGGCGCACGCTGATGCGGCGATCGCCCAGGGTGAAACCCCAATGATTATTCCGCTGGGTGGCGCGACGCCACTCGGCGCGTTGGGTTATGTGCGCGCCGTGGAGGAGATGGCGGCGCAGCTGGCTCCCCACCACACGCCCGCGCCAGATTTTATCGTTGCGCCTACCGGCTCTGGCGGCACGCTGGCTGGATTGCATGTGGGAACGCGGCGCTATTGGCCGCAGACCAAGGTGATTGGCATCAGCGTCAGTGCCAAAGCCGATTGGTTTCAGCCGCGCATTGCCGGCATGGCGCAGGATTGTGCCGACCTGCTGCAATGGCCGCAGCGGTGGCAACCGGACGATATCTGGATTGAAGATGGCTATGTTGGCCAGGCTTATGGCGTGCCATCCGATGGCGGTATTGATGCCATCTACAAACTCGCCCAGCTGGAAGGCGTGCTGCTGGATCCGGTATACACCGGAAAAGCGATGCACGGCCTGTTTTCGCTGGTGGAGCTGGGGCGCATTCCGCAGGGTTCGCGCGTTACTTTCGTGCACTGCGGCGGTTCTCCGGCGCTCTATCCGTTCGCCGACCGTCTTTTGGAGCCGTGA
- a CDS encoding ABC transporter permease, producing MLNILLNRLGQSVLVLLGVSLLIFFSLHMTGDPAALMMPPGSSQQEIDTFRHSMGFDRPLMWQYGHYLSGVLHGDLGESLRYSQPVLALIAERLPATALLAVSALAWSSLLGLLLGIISALRPHSLWDLICRLLAFSGQAIPVFWLGLLLILLFSLKLQWLPSSGYGTFAALVMPALSLGAFYMSAVARLTRASLLDVLQQDYIRTARAKGLSAWRIVVRHGLRNALIPVITVQGMYFASLLGGALVTEIIFAWPGIGRLAIQAIQNRDFPLVQAIVLLAAVVFVAINLLIDLLYLVLNPRIRL from the coding sequence ATGCTGAACATTCTGCTCAATCGCCTTGGTCAATCTGTGTTAGTGCTGCTCGGGGTGTCGCTGCTGATTTTCTTTAGCCTGCATATGACGGGCGATCCGGCGGCGCTGATGATGCCGCCGGGCTCCAGCCAGCAGGAGATTGATACCTTTCGCCACAGCATGGGCTTTGATCGTCCGCTGATGTGGCAATACGGCCACTATCTCAGCGGCGTGCTGCACGGCGATTTGGGTGAATCGCTGCGTTACAGTCAGCCGGTGCTGGCGCTGATAGCTGAGCGTCTGCCCGCGACCGCGCTATTGGCGGTCAGTGCGCTGGCATGGAGTTCACTGCTGGGCCTGCTGCTCGGCATTATCAGCGCCCTGCGCCCGCACAGCCTGTGGGATTTAATCTGCCGTCTGCTGGCATTTTCCGGCCAGGCGATTCCGGTGTTCTGGCTGGGATTACTGCTGATTCTACTGTTTAGTTTGAAATTACAGTGGCTGCCATCCAGCGGTTACGGCACCTTCGCCGCGCTGGTGATGCCCGCACTGAGCCTCGGCGCGTTTTACATGAGCGCCGTGGCCCGCCTGACGCGTGCCAGCCTGCTGGACGTATTGCAACAGGATTACATTCGCACTGCGCGCGCTAAAGGGCTGAGCGCCTGGCGCATCGTGGTGCGCCACGGTTTACGCAACGCGCTGATTCCGGTGATCACCGTGCAGGGCATGTATTTCGCCTCGCTGCTGGGCGGCGCGCTGGTCACCGAGATTATTTTTGCCTGGCCGGGCATTGGTCGTCTGGCGATTCAGGCGATTCAAAACCGCGACTTCCCGCTGGTGCAGGCGATTGTGCTACTCGCCGCGGTGGTGTTTGTGGCGATCAATTTGCTGATCGACCTGCTCTATCTGGTGCTAAACCCGAGGATTCGTTTATGA
- a CDS encoding ABC transporter substrate-binding protein produces MSKNQSDQTVNHARRLLLKLSALSSAVFIGMGTSLPLLAADEESQRYGKTLVVGQALEPTIYDPNRQYSYETYRVDKHIYESLVAEDLSVPAAKGTPPIIPALATHWEVNENATIYTFHLRSDVVFHDGTAFDAEAVRFNVRRFTDPQFEYFDRQSQATMAQVYSDLKTVEVIDAHTVAYHFNQPFPDFLRFLPQGNWVSGIFSPAALQKWGQDGLAEHPTGTGPYQFVSRVRNDHTELLRNERWWGKKPYMQRIIFRPILDGSTGISALQSGQVDILSRTPTDAVDLLEQSGYTVHDSVEANQLFLGWNFANKFTRQLAVRQAVIKAIDREGLVKSLLNGHAVASYNILNRSNEAFLASQKDYPYDPDGAKKLLTDAGFQPGEVSFTIITYDQNQAVIEWIQRDLSKVGINVKVISQEWITYSSHLANLADETGLFTMEWGLISPQWLRVAWKNYVVSRGKGEAVITGVAPLIDRAAVTVDRQQALVLWQQINQKFQEQAAFVPLLELNRVFSSSPAVQGFNVPAQNFYDLTRVWLKA; encoded by the coding sequence ATGTCAAAAAATCAATCCGATCAGACGGTTAATCACGCGCGCCGTTTGCTGCTTAAGCTTTCTGCATTATCCTCCGCCGTTTTTATTGGCATGGGAACCTCGCTCCCGTTGCTGGCGGCTGATGAAGAGAGTCAACGCTATGGTAAAACCCTGGTAGTGGGGCAGGCTTTAGAACCCACTATTTATGACCCGAATCGTCAATATTCGTATGAAACCTACCGCGTAGATAAACATATTTATGAATCGTTGGTTGCCGAAGATTTATCGGTTCCTGCCGCTAAAGGTACGCCACCGATTATTCCTGCGCTGGCAACGCATTGGGAAGTGAATGAAAACGCCACTATTTACACGTTTCATCTGCGCAGCGACGTAGTATTTCATGATGGCACGGCGTTTGACGCTGAAGCGGTAAGATTTAATGTGCGCCGTTTTACCGATCCGCAATTTGAATATTTTGATCGTCAATCGCAGGCCACTATGGCACAGGTCTATAGCGACCTGAAAACTGTCGAAGTCATTGATGCCCACACGGTGGCCTATCATTTCAATCAACCCTTCCCGGATTTCCTGCGCTTCCTGCCGCAAGGTAACTGGGTTTCAGGCATCTTCAGTCCGGCCGCCCTGCAGAAATGGGGACAAGATGGCTTAGCTGAACATCCCACTGGCACCGGGCCGTATCAGTTTGTCTCGCGCGTACGTAACGATCATACCGAATTGCTGCGCAATGAACGCTGGTGGGGTAAAAAGCCCTATATGCAGCGCATTATCTTCCGGCCGATTCTGGATGGCAGCACCGGTATCAGCGCCTTGCAGTCTGGCCAGGTTGATATCTTGTCGCGTACCCCAACGGATGCGGTCGATCTGCTGGAACAGAGTGGATACACCGTGCATGACAGCGTGGAAGCCAATCAACTGTTCCTCGGCTGGAATTTTGCCAACAAATTTACCCGCCAGCTGGCCGTGCGCCAGGCCGTGATAAAAGCCATCGATCGCGAAGGCCTGGTAAAGAGCCTGCTTAACGGCCATGCCGTGGCGAGCTACAACATTCTTAATCGCTCCAATGAGGCGTTTCTCGCCAGCCAGAAAGATTATCCCTACGACCCCGACGGGGCAAAAAAGCTCCTGACAGACGCCGGTTTCCAGCCTGGCGAGGTCAGCTTCACCATCATTACCTACGATCAGAATCAGGCGGTGATCGAGTGGATCCAGCGCGATCTCAGTAAAGTGGGCATCAATGTGAAGGTTATCTCGCAGGAGTGGATCACTTACAGCTCGCACCTCGCCAACCTGGCCGATGAGACCGGCTTATTTACCATGGAGTGGGGCCTGATCTCACCGCAATGGCTGCGCGTGGCGTGGAAAAACTATGTGGTGAGCCGCGGCAAAGGCGAGGCGGTGATTACCGGGGTAGCACCACTCATCGATCGGGCTGCGGTAACGGTTGATCGCCAACAGGCGCTGGTGCTGTGGCAGCAGATTAATCAAAAGTTTCAGGAGCAGGCGGCTTTTGTTCCGTTGCTGGAGCTTAATCGCGTCTTCAGCAGTTCGCCGGCGGTACAAGGCTTCAACGTGCCGGCGCAGAACTTTTATGATTTAACCCGCGTGTGGTTAAAAGCATGA